A window of the Mesorhizobium opportunistum WSM2075 genome harbors these coding sequences:
- a CDS encoding SDR family NAD(P)-dependent oxidoreductase, protein MIPDAEIQTALPALAPGNTAVITGAASGIGLAAAKRLALMGMKIVLADIGGARLDDASRAVSAIAGDVAVLAVAADVSKADEVDRLADRAFGAFGDVSLLMNNAGVGDNPGKPWENREEWKRLLDINFWGVVHGVEAFAPRMLASARPGLIVNTGSKQGITTPPGNLAYNVSKAGVKTFTEGLAHALRNEPGARLSAHLLIPGFTYTGLTEGATEKPAGAWTGEQVIDFMLESLVRGDFYILCPDNDVARPLDEKRMAWAVGDIIENRPALSRWHPDHKDAFAAFIKG, encoded by the coding sequence ATGATCCCCGACGCCGAAATCCAGACCGCTCTGCCCGCGCTTGCGCCGGGCAACACCGCCGTCATCACCGGCGCCGCCAGCGGCATTGGTCTGGCAGCGGCAAAGCGGCTTGCGCTGATGGGCATGAAGATCGTGCTTGCCGACATTGGTGGCGCGCGTCTTGACGATGCCTCCCGGGCGGTCTCCGCCATTGCCGGCGACGTCGCCGTGCTGGCCGTTGCCGCCGACGTCTCGAAGGCCGATGAGGTCGATCGTCTCGCCGACCGGGCATTCGGCGCCTTTGGCGATGTTTCGCTGCTGATGAACAACGCCGGCGTCGGCGACAATCCCGGCAAACCCTGGGAGAACCGCGAAGAGTGGAAGCGGCTCCTCGACATCAATTTCTGGGGCGTCGTGCACGGCGTCGAGGCCTTCGCACCGCGCATGCTGGCGTCTGCCAGGCCGGGGCTGATCGTCAACACCGGCTCCAAGCAAGGCATCACGACGCCGCCCGGCAACCTTGCCTACAACGTCTCCAAGGCCGGCGTGAAGACCTTCACCGAGGGCCTGGCGCACGCCTTGCGCAACGAGCCTGGCGCACGCCTGTCGGCGCATCTGCTGATCCCCGGTTTCACCTACACCGGCCTCACCGAAGGCGCGACGGAAAAGCCGGCCGGGGCCTGGACCGGCGAACAAGTCATCGATTTCATGCTGGAATCGCTGGTCAGGGGCGACTTCTACATCCTGTGCCCGGACAATGACGTGGCGCGCCCGCTGGATGAAAAGCGCATGGCCTGGGCGGTCGGTGACATCATCGAAAACCGCCCGGCCCTGTCGCGTTGGCACCCCGACCACAAGGATGCTTTCGCGGCCTTCATAAAAGGCTGA
- a CDS encoding TMEM175 family protein, with translation MGKGRVEAFTDGVVAIIITIMVLELKVPHGEDFSALAPLWPIFFCYVLSFINVGIYWNNLHNMFHTVQRVDGSVLWANLNLLFWLSLMPATTAFMGENHFAPVPVAVYGADLALCAIAYTILAAALHRLHGNETAFAKALGHDRKGKISLAVYIAAIVLTFVSQWIGVALYVLVALVWLVPDTRFARMIEK, from the coding sequence ATGGGCAAAGGCAGGGTCGAGGCATTCACCGACGGCGTGGTGGCCATCATCATCACCATCATGGTGCTGGAACTGAAAGTGCCGCATGGCGAGGATTTTTCCGCCCTGGCACCGTTGTGGCCGATCTTCTTCTGCTACGTACTGTCGTTCATCAACGTCGGCATCTACTGGAACAATCTGCACAACATGTTCCATACCGTGCAGCGCGTCGATGGCAGCGTGCTGTGGGCCAATCTCAACCTGCTGTTCTGGCTGTCCCTGATGCCGGCAACGACCGCCTTCATGGGCGAGAACCACTTTGCGCCGGTGCCGGTCGCCGTCTATGGCGCCGATCTCGCACTCTGCGCCATTGCCTATACGATCCTGGCCGCAGCGCTGCACCGCCTGCACGGCAACGAGACCGCCTTTGCCAAGGCGCTGGGCCACGATCGCAAGGGAAAGATCTCGCTCGCCGTCTATATCGCGGCCATCGTGCTGACCTTCGTCAGTCAGTGGATCGGCGTAGCGCTCTATGTGCTGGTCGCCTTGGTCTGGCTGGTGCCGGATACGCGTTTCGCGCGGATGATCGAAAAGTAG
- a CDS encoding SH3 domain-containing protein, whose product MRFRFLLAIATVLAAVFGTSAAAFAYGAHTTTNLNVRSGPGASYARVGTLPAGFRVNVTGCEPGWCRIHGGGVSGWASSGYLSRAHVVRPPVIIVRPPHRPPHWNHRPHRPPHHRPPHRPRPGKCKIAPGFPCK is encoded by the coding sequence ATGAGATTTCGATTTCTGCTTGCGATCGCGACCGTACTGGCCGCGGTCTTCGGTACATCCGCCGCGGCCTTCGCCTATGGCGCCCACACCACCACCAACCTCAACGTCCGCAGTGGACCGGGGGCAAGCTACGCAAGGGTCGGAACCCTGCCGGCCGGCTTCAGGGTGAATGTCACCGGCTGCGAGCCTGGCTGGTGCAGAATCCATGGCGGCGGTGTCAGCGGCTGGGCCAGTTCCGGCTATCTCTCGCGGGCCCATGTCGTTCGTCCGCCGGTCATCATCGTGCGCCCGCCGCATCGGCCGCCGCACTGGAACCACCGGCCGCACCGTCCTCCGCATCATCGCCCGCCGCACAGGCCGCGCCCCGGCAAATGCAAGATCGCGCCCGGCTTCCCCTGCAAATAG
- a CDS encoding MFS transporter, producing the protein MTFRDLAHTQEAARGDALAIPTVAAMIAVLFAGSTALTPLYIIYKQQFGFSQITLTLIYAVYVVGNLAALLVFGGASDVVGRRPAALAAMGVAIVSGLVFLFAENVLSLDIARILSGLGIGIGAGTGTAWIAELLPNADKSRASVIATSTNFLGLGFGALVSGLLAQYEPWPLRLVFIVFLVALVMVTILVWRTPETIAKPGGVNQISMRPQLSIPQEIRARFVAPAVTGFGAMALVGFYAALAPSILAQQLQETNHAVAGALFFELAIVAAVSIVVLKQVQSSKVMLAALALMVPSVLLVVAAQMVASMVLMIAATACCGVVAALGYRGGLQVVNEIAPDDRRAEVVSSFFVCCFVGNALPVIGIGIVSTYASPIAASLAFAAMIILFAVVALGFGLKTRR; encoded by the coding sequence ATGACATTTCGCGATTTGGCGCATACGCAAGAAGCGGCTCGTGGCGATGCTCTTGCCATTCCGACTGTCGCCGCCATGATTGCCGTGCTGTTTGCCGGCAGCACGGCACTGACACCGCTTTATATCATCTACAAGCAGCAATTCGGTTTTTCGCAGATCACGCTGACGCTGATCTATGCGGTCTATGTCGTCGGCAATCTCGCCGCCTTGCTGGTGTTCGGCGGCGCATCGGACGTTGTCGGGCGCCGGCCAGCGGCCCTGGCGGCGATGGGCGTCGCCATCGTCAGCGGGCTTGTCTTCCTGTTCGCCGAAAATGTTCTCTCGCTCGACATAGCGCGCATCCTGAGCGGGCTTGGCATAGGCATTGGCGCAGGGACAGGGACCGCGTGGATTGCCGAGCTTCTCCCCAATGCCGACAAGTCGCGCGCCAGCGTCATTGCCACCAGCACCAATTTCCTCGGCCTCGGATTCGGCGCGCTCGTTTCGGGACTGCTGGCACAATATGAGCCCTGGCCGTTGCGGCTGGTCTTCATCGTCTTTCTGGTGGCACTCGTGATGGTGACGATCCTGGTCTGGCGCACCCCTGAAACGATCGCGAAGCCCGGTGGCGTCAATCAGATTTCCATGCGGCCGCAACTTTCCATCCCGCAGGAAATACGCGCGCGCTTCGTTGCGCCGGCGGTGACCGGCTTCGGCGCGATGGCGCTGGTCGGTTTCTATGCCGCCCTCGCTCCCAGCATTCTGGCGCAGCAGCTGCAGGAAACCAACCACGCCGTCGCCGGCGCGCTGTTCTTCGAACTGGCGATCGTCGCCGCGGTCAGCATCGTGGTGCTGAAGCAGGTGCAGAGCAGCAAGGTCATGTTGGCCGCGCTTGCCCTGATGGTCCCCAGCGTCCTGCTGGTGGTGGCGGCACAGATGGTGGCATCGATGGTGCTGATGATCGCGGCCACCGCCTGCTGCGGCGTCGTGGCGGCGCTTGGCTATCGCGGCGGCCTGCAGGTGGTGAACGAGATCGCGCCGGATGATCGCCGCGCCGAGGTTGTGTCCAGCTTCTTCGTCTGCTGCTTCGTCGGCAACGCCTTGCCGGTCATCGGAATCGGGATCGTGTCGACCTATGCCAGTCCGATCGCCGCAAGCCTGGCATTCGCCGCCATGATTATCCTATTCGCGGTGGTGGCGCTGGGCTTCGGGCTGAAAACCAGGCGTTGA
- a CDS encoding MATE family efflux transporter — protein sequence MDEKKPTRRRTADLTSGPIPRTLLLFALPVLGSNVLQSLNGSINAVWVGRFLGESALTATSNANLVLFLILGTVFGIGMAATILVAQSVGARDLPEARRIVGTSATFFFLVSIIFAVCGWIWVDAILNTLGTPADALPLARSYLRIIFVAVPMMNLLSFVMTVLRGAGDSRTPFIFMALAVVLDIILNPLLIRGIGPFPELGIAGSATSTLIGQTVSVIAILVVLYVRKHPLRLAGANLALLRPDPALLRIVVFKGVPMGLQMIVISAAALTVMGIVNSYGSQVAAAYGIAAQLWTYIQMPALAIGAAVSSMAAQNVGAGRWDRIGRVAASGVGFNLVLTGALVALLWFFDRSILSLFLSSDSAAIDIAAHINSVASWSFVLFGITIVLFATVRATGAVMPPLIILVISVLVVRTGFAYFMRGVLGEEALWWSFPAGSITSLVLAAAYYRFGGWRTLHMIENRPAAGEPPDTGLGVPRGRANMAPETPNG from the coding sequence ATGGACGAAAAAAAGCCCACGCGCCGGCGCACCGCCGACCTGACCAGCGGCCCGATCCCGCGCACGCTGCTGTTGTTCGCCCTGCCGGTGCTCGGCTCCAACGTTCTGCAGTCGCTCAACGGGTCGATCAACGCCGTCTGGGTCGGCCGTTTCCTGGGTGAATCGGCGCTGACCGCCACCTCCAATGCCAACCTCGTCCTCTTCCTGATCCTCGGCACCGTGTTCGGCATCGGCATGGCGGCGACCATCCTGGTGGCGCAGTCGGTCGGCGCCCGCGACCTGCCGGAGGCGCGCCGCATCGTCGGCACCAGCGCCACCTTCTTTTTCCTCGTCTCGATCATCTTCGCCGTCTGCGGCTGGATCTGGGTCGACGCCATCCTCAACACGCTCGGCACCCCGGCCGACGCCTTGCCGTTGGCGCGTTCCTACCTGCGCATCATCTTCGTCGCCGTGCCGATGATGAACCTTCTGTCCTTCGTCATGACCGTGCTGCGTGGCGCCGGTGACTCGCGCACGCCCTTCATCTTCATGGCGCTCGCGGTCGTCCTCGACATCATCCTCAACCCGCTGCTCATCCGCGGCATCGGGCCGTTTCCCGAACTCGGCATCGCCGGATCGGCCACGTCCACCCTGATCGGCCAAACGGTGAGCGTCATCGCCATCCTCGTCGTGCTCTATGTACGCAAGCATCCGTTGCGGCTGGCCGGCGCCAACCTCGCCCTGCTGCGGCCAGACCCAGCCTTGCTGCGCATCGTCGTCTTCAAGGGCGTGCCGATGGGCCTGCAGATGATCGTCATCTCGGCGGCGGCGCTGACGGTGATGGGCATCGTCAATTCCTACGGTTCGCAGGTTGCCGCCGCCTACGGCATCGCCGCGCAATTGTGGACCTATATCCAGATGCCAGCGCTCGCCATCGGTGCCGCGGTCTCCTCCATGGCGGCGCAGAATGTCGGTGCCGGCCGCTGGGACCGGATCGGCCGCGTCGCTGCCTCCGGCGTCGGCTTCAACCTCGTCCTGACCGGCGCCCTCGTCGCGCTGCTGTGGTTCTTCGACCGCTCGATCCTCAGCCTGTTCCTGAGCAGCGACAGCGCGGCGATCGACATCGCCGCCCACATCAACAGTGTCGCGTCGTGGTCGTTCGTCCTGTTCGGCATCACCATCGTGCTGTTCGCCACGGTGCGAGCCACGGGCGCGGTGATGCCGCCGCTGATCATCCTGGTGATCTCGGTGCTGGTCGTGCGCACCGGCTTCGCCTATTTCATGCGCGGTGTGCTCGGCGAGGAAGCGCTGTGGTGGAGTTTCCCGGCCGGCTCGATCACCTCGTTGGTGCTGGCCGCGGCCTACTACCGCTTCGGTGGCTGGCGCACCTTGCACATGATTGAGAACAGGCCGGCTGCCGGCGAGCCGCCGGACACCGGGCTTGGCGTGCCGCGCGGACGAGCGAACATGGCGCCGGAAACGCCGAACGGTTGA
- a CDS encoding L,D-transpeptidase, with the protein MSDIPLFSERLNRRAFLSASALGAAAMALSACSTTDVAPPPPVAAAPPDAAFGDAASMYAARTDEGYQLPAIPVTKLDPKFVRQVVADPTGEKPGTIVVDTSEHFLYLVQDGGKAVRYGVSLGKAGFGWTGSAVVQARKKWPVWTPPPEMIQRRPELAKYKDGMPPGPKSPLGARALYLFRDGKDTMYRLHGTPEWDSIGKNASSGCVRFMNQDIIDLYSRVNGPAQVFVRPNLSAAGKIMAVSTRTAEPIDAGVPKDAEMLK; encoded by the coding sequence ATGTCCGATATTCCGCTGTTTTCCGAGCGCCTGAACCGGCGTGCCTTTCTGAGTGCGTCCGCTTTGGGCGCGGCCGCGATGGCCCTTTCGGCGTGCTCCACGACGGATGTCGCGCCACCGCCGCCGGTGGCCGCCGCGCCGCCCGATGCGGCTTTCGGTGACGCCGCGAGCATGTACGCGGCGCGCACCGACGAGGGCTATCAACTGCCGGCAATCCCGGTCACCAAGCTCGACCCGAAGTTCGTGCGCCAGGTCGTGGCCGACCCGACCGGCGAAAAGCCCGGCACGATCGTCGTCGATACGTCAGAGCACTTCCTCTATCTGGTACAAGATGGCGGCAAGGCCGTCCGCTACGGTGTCAGCCTCGGCAAGGCGGGTTTCGGCTGGACCGGCAGCGCCGTGGTCCAGGCGAGGAAGAAGTGGCCGGTGTGGACGCCGCCGCCGGAAATGATCCAGCGCCGGCCGGAACTGGCGAAATACAAGGACGGCATGCCGCCCGGCCCGAAGAGCCCGCTCGGCGCCCGCGCCCTCTATCTGTTCCGTGACGGCAAGGACACGATGTACCGGCTGCACGGCACGCCGGAGTGGGATTCCATCGGCAAGAACGCGTCGTCCGGCTGCGTGCGCTTCATGAACCAGGACATCATCGACCTCTACAGCCGCGTCAACGGTCCTGCCCAGGTCTTCGTGCGTCCCAATTTGTCGGCCGCCGGCAAGATCATGGCCGTGTCGACTAGGACGGCCGAGCCGATCGATGCTGGCGTGCCGAAGGATGCGGAGATGTTGAAGTAG
- a CDS encoding esterase-like activity of phytase family protein: MKHLHRTASLGVALALFTALTPALADGTATVGGLVNKGPVNKGLVGVGRIPAAQRDKFGETFGSGSGMSIDTSGWTHDAAGYKGSLWLLPDRGYNVAGTTDYRPRLNTIGIEFNPVAPGAAPATGQEQTGVKATLADSMLLTDDKGADATGLDPLSDVRAAAGDLPMLPAATNGKLALDNEAIVRLPDGSMFISDEYGPNIYRFSAQGRLMSATQPPAALVPMRKGTPNFSSDNPGPGAAEPDPKDPETGRQNNQGLEGMAMTPDGKFLIAVLQSATRQDGGDSASTRQNTRALIYDASDLAHLKLAHEYVVPLPVFKDAKGKTKVAAQSEIVALSDTSFLMLARDSGNGQGLKGDTSLYREISIVDVSAATDIAGADFDKDKPVAPKGVLDPSVTPAKLTPFIDINDNAQLGRFGLHNGAPNDHDNLSEKWEAMSLASVLDPKLPDDYFLFVANDNDFLAQDGFQVGAPYKTDDGADVDTMFLVYQVTLPGLAKK; this comes from the coding sequence ATGAAACACCTGCACCGAACCGCGTCGCTTGGCGTCGCGCTGGCCTTGTTCACCGCCTTGACGCCGGCGCTCGCCGACGGCACCGCGACCGTCGGCGGCCTCGTCAACAAGGGCCCCGTCAACAAGGGCCTCGTCGGCGTCGGCCGCATCCCGGCCGCCCAGCGCGACAAGTTCGGCGAAACCTTCGGCTCGGGCTCCGGCATGTCGATCGACACATCGGGCTGGACGCATGACGCTGCCGGCTACAAGGGCTCGCTCTGGCTGCTGCCGGACCGCGGCTACAATGTCGCCGGCACCACCGACTATCGCCCGCGCCTCAATACGATCGGCATCGAGTTTAACCCCGTCGCGCCGGGCGCCGCCCCAGCTACCGGCCAGGAACAGACCGGCGTCAAGGCGACGCTCGCCGACAGCATGCTGCTCACCGACGACAAGGGTGCCGACGCCACCGGCCTCGATCCGCTGTCGGACGTGCGCGCCGCCGCCGGCGACTTGCCGATGCTGCCCGCCGCCACCAACGGCAAGCTCGCCCTCGACAACGAAGCGATCGTGCGACTGCCCGACGGCTCGATGTTCATCTCCGACGAATATGGCCCCAACATCTACCGTTTCTCCGCGCAAGGCCGCCTGATGTCGGCGACCCAGCCGCCGGCTGCCCTGGTGCCGATGCGCAAGGGGACACCGAACTTCTCCTCCGACAATCCCGGCCCCGGTGCCGCCGAGCCCGATCCCAAGGATCCGGAAACCGGCCGCCAGAACAACCAGGGCCTCGAAGGCATGGCGATGACGCCGGACGGCAAGTTCCTGATCGCCGTGCTGCAGTCGGCGACCCGGCAGGATGGCGGCGATTCCGCTTCGACCCGGCAGAACACCCGCGCGCTGATCTATGACGCCTCCGACCTCGCCCATCTGAAACTGGCACATGAGTATGTCGTGCCGCTGCCGGTGTTCAAGGATGCCAAGGGCAAGACCAAGGTCGCCGCGCAAAGCGAGATCGTGGCGTTGTCGGACACATCCTTCCTGATGTTGGCGCGCGACAGCGGCAACGGCCAGGGCCTGAAGGGTGATACCTCGCTCTACCGCGAAATCAGCATCGTCGACGTCTCCGCCGCCACCGACATCGCCGGCGCGGATTTCGACAAGGACAAGCCGGTAGCGCCAAAGGGCGTGCTCGATCCATCGGTGACGCCGGCCAAGCTGACGCCGTTCATCGACATCAACGACAATGCTCAGCTCGGCCGCTTCGGCCTGCACAACGGCGCGCCGAACGATCACGACAACCTCTCGGAAAAATGGGAAGCAATGTCGCTGGCAAGCGTGCTCGATCCGAAGCTGCCGGACGACTATTTCCTGTTCGTCGCCAATGACAACGACTTCCTGGCCCAGGATGGTTTCCAGGTCGGCGCTCCCTACAAGACCGACGACGGCGCCGATGTCGACACCATGTTCCTGGTCTATCAGGTGACGCTGCCCGGCCTCGCCAAGAAGTAG
- a CDS encoding GcvT family protein, whose translation MKSHYRAVVIGGGVVGASVLYHLTRFGWSDVALIERAELTAGSTWHAAAGFHALNADPNVAALQDYTINLYREIEAESGQDIGLHMTGGVNIVSDPQRWEWLKSAWAVFQSVGIETARLVSPQEIRELCPIVDVSGVLGGLHDSNEGHLDPYGTTHAYAGAAKKRGAEIILRNRVIELMSRADGHWDVVTEQGTIVAEHVVNAGGLWAKQLGRMAGVDLPVTPMEHHYFVTEDIPEIAALDREIGIAVDLDGFSYLRQERKGVLLGVYEQNPKHWNMDGAPWDYGIELIPEDIDRISPELAKAHERFPCLATAGIRKWVNGAFTFTPDGNPIVGPVRGLKNYWVACGVMAGFSQGGGVGKSLAEWMIFGEPQADIFGMDIARYGAFAANREYLRQTTRQFYSRRFVMTFPNERLPAGRPLKRPGAYDGMSAAGCEWTASWGLEIPAYFAPMGFRENTTLKRSNAFDIVGDEALQVRRAAGLVDISAYSRYAVSGPGAQAWLDRLLACKLPKPGQARLAPMLGPDGRLKGDLTVINWDGGDYWLMGSYYLREFHMRWFESHAADGVTVTDLSDAMSGFLLTGPNARKILERTTHQDVSAAALPFMACGAFDIGMVRARVARLSIAGELGFEISCPVAMHATLRETLLAAGEGLGLAEIGYYALNALRLEKSFGIWSREFTQGYAPRQTGLDRFIAFDKGDFIGREAALRERQTGTSQRIVTLEIDALDADASGFEPVWRDGRRVGFVTSGGFGYTIGKSVALALVDDDSAEEGTALSVHIVGVERPARVIAASPYDPEGKAMRQ comes from the coding sequence TTGAAGTCGCACTACCGCGCAGTCGTCATCGGAGGTGGCGTGGTCGGCGCCTCGGTGCTCTACCATCTGACGCGGTTCGGCTGGTCGGATGTGGCGCTGATCGAGCGTGCCGAATTGACCGCCGGTTCGACCTGGCATGCGGCGGCCGGCTTCCACGCGCTCAACGCCGATCCCAATGTCGCGGCGTTGCAGGACTACACCATCAACCTCTACCGCGAGATCGAGGCCGAATCCGGCCAGGACATCGGCCTGCACATGACCGGCGGCGTCAACATCGTCAGCGATCCCCAGCGCTGGGAGTGGCTGAAATCGGCCTGGGCGGTGTTCCAGTCAGTCGGCATCGAGACCGCCCGGCTGGTGAGCCCGCAAGAGATCAGAGAACTCTGCCCGATCGTCGATGTCTCCGGCGTGCTCGGCGGCCTGCATGATTCCAACGAAGGCCATCTCGACCCCTACGGCACCACCCATGCCTATGCTGGCGCGGCGAAGAAGCGTGGTGCCGAAATCATCCTGCGCAACCGGGTCATCGAGCTAATGTCGCGCGCCGACGGCCACTGGGACGTCGTTACCGAGCAGGGCACCATCGTTGCCGAGCATGTTGTCAATGCCGGCGGGTTGTGGGCAAAGCAGCTCGGCCGGATGGCCGGCGTCGACCTGCCGGTGACGCCTATGGAGCATCACTATTTCGTCACCGAGGACATTCCGGAGATCGCGGCGCTGGACCGGGAAATCGGCATCGCCGTCGATCTCGACGGCTTTTCCTACCTGCGCCAGGAGCGCAAGGGCGTGCTGCTCGGTGTCTACGAGCAGAACCCGAAGCACTGGAACATGGATGGGGCGCCGTGGGACTACGGCATCGAGCTCATCCCGGAAGACATCGACCGCATCAGCCCGGAACTCGCCAAGGCGCATGAGCGCTTTCCGTGCCTGGCGACGGCCGGCATCCGCAAATGGGTCAATGGCGCCTTCACCTTCACGCCGGATGGCAATCCGATCGTCGGGCCGGTGCGCGGTCTCAAGAATTATTGGGTCGCCTGCGGCGTCATGGCCGGCTTCAGCCAGGGCGGCGGCGTCGGCAAGTCGCTGGCCGAATGGATGATTTTCGGCGAGCCGCAGGCGGATATTTTCGGCATGGACATCGCCCGCTACGGCGCCTTCGCCGCCAACCGCGAATATCTCAGACAGACGACGCGCCAGTTCTATTCGCGCCGTTTCGTCATGACCTTCCCCAATGAGCGGCTGCCCGCGGGCAGACCCTTGAAGCGACCCGGCGCCTATGACGGCATGAGTGCCGCGGGCTGCGAATGGACGGCTTCCTGGGGGCTGGAAATCCCGGCCTATTTCGCGCCGATGGGTTTTCGCGAGAACACCACGCTCAAGCGCTCCAACGCCTTCGACATCGTCGGCGATGAAGCGCTGCAGGTGCGGCGGGCCGCCGGCCTCGTCGATATCTCGGCCTATTCGCGCTACGCGGTGTCGGGGCCAGGCGCCCAGGCATGGCTCGACCGGCTGCTCGCCTGCAAGCTGCCGAAACCGGGACAGGCGCGGCTCGCGCCGATGCTGGGTCCAGACGGGCGGTTGAAAGGCGACCTCACGGTGATCAACTGGGACGGCGGCGATTATTGGCTGATGGGCTCCTACTATCTCAGGGAATTCCACATGCGCTGGTTCGAGAGCCACGCGGCCGACGGCGTCACGGTCACCGATCTTTCCGACGCGATGAGCGGGTTCCTGCTGACCGGGCCGAACGCGCGCAAAATCCTGGAACGCACAACGCACCAGGACGTGTCCGCCGCGGCACTGCCGTTCATGGCCTGCGGGGCATTCGATATCGGCATGGTGCGGGCGCGGGTTGCCCGCCTTTCCATCGCCGGCGAGCTGGGCTTCGAAATCAGCTGCCCGGTGGCCATGCATGCCACGCTACGCGAGACGCTGCTTGCCGCAGGCGAAGGTCTCGGCCTGGCGGAGATCGGCTACTACGCGCTCAATGCGCTCAGGCTGGAGAAAAGCTTCGGCATCTGGTCGCGCGAATTCACGCAGGGCTACGCGCCTCGCCAGACCGGGCTCGACCGCTTCATCGCCTTCGACAAGGGCGATTTCATCGGCCGCGAGGCGGCGCTGAGGGAGCGACAGACGGGCACGTCTCAACGGATCGTGACGCTGGAGATCGATGCGCTCGACGCCGACGCCAGCGGCTTCGAGCCTGTCTGGCGCGACGGTCGGCGCGTCGGCTTCGTCACGTCGGGCGGATTTGGCTACACGATCGGCAAGAGCGTCGCGCTGGCGTTGGTGGACGACGATTCTGCCGAGGAGGGGACGGCGCTTTCGGTGCACATTGTCGGCGTCGAGCGGCCGGCGCGGGTTATCGCGGCTTCGCCTTACGACCCTGAAGGCAAGGCAATGCGGCAATGA
- a CDS encoding trimethylamine methyltransferase family protein, whose product MIDEAAREARRERRRGRTGEAGSESSRRPNYRSLKNPFLPQPIFSDDQVASIHDTALRVLEELGIKVLLPQAREVLARAGALVDPDTDMVRIGRDMVAAALASAPRSIHARGGDPSRDLTLELGSMTFLAGSGAPNVTDLERGRRPGTLAAFEEFIKLVQHFDVLHMLGPCVEPQDVDNRFRHYAVNRAQLTLSDKFPFVFARGTPQVEDGFEMLRLARGLSEEAFRSDAWCYTVINTNSPRQLDIPMAQGIIDFANAGQVSIITPFCLAGAMAPITVAGALTLQHAEALAGLTLAQIVRPGAPVVYGSFSSNVDMKSGAPAFGTPEHVKATLGAGQLARFIGLPWRSGGGSAANISDAQAAHETQFALWGSVLAGATVCIHAAGWLEGGLSVSLEKLVTDVEALQTVAELCAATPGDDDSIGFEAIAEVQPGGHFFSAGHTMARYRTAFYEPLVADWSNFGNWTQGGSKTASERATGIWRRILADFEPPASAAATAGVLDEFIARRTEEGGAPPVS is encoded by the coding sequence ATGATCGATGAGGCGGCACGTGAGGCTAGGCGCGAGCGCAGGCGCGGACGCACGGGCGAGGCCGGCAGCGAAAGCAGTCGCCGGCCCAATTACCGGTCACTGAAGAACCCGTTCCTGCCGCAGCCGATCTTTTCGGACGACCAGGTCGCCTCGATCCACGACACGGCGCTGCGCGTGCTGGAAGAACTCGGCATCAAGGTGCTGCTGCCGCAGGCACGCGAGGTTCTCGCCCGCGCCGGCGCCCTGGTCGACCCGGATACCGACATGGTGCGCATCGGCCGCGACATGGTGGCGGCGGCGCTGGCCTCGGCGCCGAGGTCGATCCATGCCCGTGGCGGCGATCCTTCCCGCGATCTGACGCTCGAACTCGGGTCGATGACGTTTCTTGCCGGAAGCGGGGCGCCCAATGTCACCGATCTCGAGCGGGGCCGGCGGCCAGGCACGCTCGCCGCCTTCGAGGAGTTCATCAAGCTGGTGCAGCATTTCGATGTCCTGCATATGCTCGGTCCCTGCGTCGAGCCGCAGGATGTCGACAACCGGTTTCGCCACTATGCCGTCAATCGTGCACAGCTGACGCTGTCCGACAAGTTTCCCTTCGTGTTCGCTCGCGGCACGCCGCAAGTCGAGGACGGTTTCGAGATGCTGCGGCTGGCGCGCGGCCTTTCGGAGGAGGCATTCCGTTCGGACGCCTGGTGCTATACCGTCATCAACACCAACTCGCCGCGTCAGCTCGACATACCGATGGCGCAAGGCATCATCGATTTCGCCAATGCGGGGCAGGTCTCTATCATCACGCCGTTCTGCCTGGCGGGCGCCATGGCGCCGATAACCGTTGCCGGCGCGCTGACGCTACAGCATGCCGAAGCACTGGCCGGGCTGACGCTGGCGCAGATCGTGCGGCCCGGCGCGCCGGTCGTCTATGGCTCCTTCTCCTCCAACGTCGACATGAAATCCGGAGCGCCGGCCTTCGGCACGCCCGAACATGTCAAGGCAACGCTGGGCGCCGGTCAACTGGCGCGCTTCATCGGCCTGCCGTGGCGGTCCGGCGGCGGCAGCGCGGCCAACATCTCGGATGCGCAGGCCGCGCATGAGACGCAATTCGCATTGTGGGGCTCGGTTCTGGCCGGCGCCACGGTCTGCATCCATGCCGCCGGCTGGCTGGAAGGCGGCTTGAGCGTTTCACTGGAGAAACTGGTCACCGATGTCGAGGCGTTGCAGACGGTCGCCGAACTCTGCGCCGCGACGCCCGGCGACGACGATTCCATCGGCTTCGAGGCGATCGCCGAAGTGCAGCCGGGCGGCCATTTCTTCTCGGCCGGCCACACGATGGCGCGCTACCGCACCGCCTTCTACGAACCGCTGGTGGCGGACTGGTCGAATTTCGGCAATTGGACGCAAGGCGGATCGAAGACCGCGAGCGAACGCGCCACCGGCATTTGGCGGCGCATCCTTGCCGATTTCGAGCCGCCGGCTTCGGCCGCCGCCACGGCCGGCGTGCTCGACGAGTTCATCGCCCGGCGCACCGAAGAAGGCGGGGCGCCGCCCGTGTCATAA